Proteins encoded in a region of the Mercenaria mercenaria strain notata chromosome 1, MADL_Memer_1, whole genome shotgun sequence genome:
- the LOC123535325 gene encoding zinc finger protein 239-like: MTINSDYECSTRSSLKAHRRRPIEETMPEKNHQKSHKEEECFKCDLCNYACCTMGNLNKHMIIHTGEKPYKCSVCDYASNQSSSLKLHRAKHTREKCFKCSICDYACKYRGNLKNHMIVHTAEKHFKCAVCDYACKRALTLKVHERRHTGEKPYKCSVCDYASNQSSSLKLHRAKHTREKCFKCSICDYAFNKRGNLKKHMIVHTAEKHFKCAVCDYACKRALTLKVHKRTHTGEKPYKCSVCDYTFTQSSNLQIHMRKHTGENPINVREKPYKCNVCNSAFNQKGNLKTHLKIHTLTVEKPFNCNVCISAFKQKAWLTRHMKIHTGEN, translated from the coding sequence ATGACAATAAACAGTGATTATGAATGTAGTACTAGAAGCAGTCTGAAGGCACATCGGAGAAGACCCATTGAAGAAACCATGCCGGAGAAGAACCACCAGAAAAGTCACAAAGAAGAagaatgctttaaatgtgatcTTTGTAATTATGCGTGCTGTACTATGGGTAATCTTAACAAACACATGataatacatacaggagagaaaccttATAAATGTAGTGTTTGCGATTATGCAAGTAATCAAAGTAGTAGTCTGAAGTTACACAGGGCAAAACACACAAGAGAGAAATGTTTCAAGTGTAGTATTTGTGACTATGCGTGCAAGTACCGCGGAAATCTTAAGAACCACATGATAGTACATACAGCAGAGAAACATTTTAAATGTGCTGTTTGTGATTATGCTTGTAAAAGAGCTCTAACTCTGAAGGTACACGAGAGAagacatacaggagagaaaccttATAAATGTAGTGTTTGCGATTATGCAAGTAATCAAAGTAGTAGTCTGAAGTTACACAGGGCAAAACACACAAGAGAGAAATGTTTCAAGTGTAGTATTTGTGACTATGCATTTAACAAACGCGGAAATCTTAAAAAACACATGATAGTACATACAGCAGAGAAACATTTTAAATGTGCTGTTTGTGATTATGCTTGTAAAAGAGCTCTAACTCTGAAGGTACACAAGAGAACACATACAGGAGAAAAACCTTATAAATGTAGTGTTTGCGATTATACATTTACCCAGAGTAGCAATCTGCAGATACACATGAGGAAGCATACAGGAGAGAACCCTATAAACGTAAGGGAGAAACCCTATAAATGTAATGTATGTAATTCTGCATTTAACCAGAAAGGTAATCTTAAGACACATCTGAAAATACACACACTGACAGTAGAAAAACCATTTAATTgtaatgt